From the Quercus lobata isolate SW786 chromosome 6, ValleyOak3.0 Primary Assembly, whole genome shotgun sequence genome, one window contains:
- the LOC115994041 gene encoding LOW QUALITY PROTEIN: AAA-ATPase At3g50940-like (The sequence of the model RefSeq protein was modified relative to this genomic sequence to represent the inferred CDS: inserted 1 base in 1 codon) yields the protein MEASSSVETKLATAKTVLSAAASVAATAMLFRSIAQDFLPHEFQGLLFSGIRSFFNRFSSQITMVIDEFDGLVNNQIYEAAEIYLGGKISPNTQRLKVCKSDEEKDFTVAMERNEEVMDIFNGVKLNWVLVCRQVESRSFHNPRDLNSTLRSEVRSFELTFHKKHKDMVLTHYLPYIVQEAKSKKQEIKSLKIFTVSPDSMYGNLADVWTSTNLDHPATFDTVAMDLEIKNFILKDLERFVKRKEYYRKVGKAWKRXYLLYGPPGTGKSSLISAMANYLNFDVYDLKLTEIRVNSELRRLLIAMANKSILVVEDIDCTIEFQDRSAETDSSSRHSQQRQVTLSGLLNFIDGLWSSCGDERIIIFTTNHKDKLDSALLRPGRMDVHIHMSYCTPYGFTVLAANYLGIKEHALFGEIEEAIGTTQVTPAEVAEQLIKHDEPDIVLRGLIEFLKLKRIENEEAKAKKNEIADQGGDEEKQSDQEHECETVKDKKLDSDEKGDN from the exons GTTCTCTCAGCCGCAGCTTCTGTGGCTGCCACTGCTATGCTTTTTCGATCAATAGCCCAAGATTTCTTGCCCCATGAATTCCAAGGCTTGCTTTTCTCTGGCATCAGAAGCTTCTTCAATCGCTTCTCGTCCCAGATCACCATGGTTATCGACGAGTTTGATGGTCTCGTCAACAACCAAATCTACGAGGCTGCAGAGATCTACTTGGGTGGCAAAATCTCACCCAACACACAAAGACTCAAGGTATGCAAGTCCGATGAAGAAAAGGACTTTACAGTCGCCATGGAACGCAATGAAGAAGTGATGGATATCTTTAATGGGGTTAAGCTCAATTGGGTTTTAGTCTGTCGCCAAGTTGAGTCAAGAAGCTTTCACAACCCTCGTGATCTCAATTCCACACTACGCTCTGAGGTCCGATCTTTCGAGCTTACTTTCCACAAGAAACACAAAGACATGGTTTTGACTCATTACTTACCCTACATTGTACAAGAAGCAAAGTCCAAGAAACAAGAAATCAAGTCATTGAAGATCTTCACTGTTAGCCCTGATAGCATGTACGGTAATCTAGCAGACGTGTGGACCTCTACGAACCTTGATCACCCAGCAACATTTGACACGGTTGCCATGGACTTAGAGATCAAGAACTTTATTCTCAAAGATCTTGAAAGGTTTGTGAAGAGGAAGGAGTACTATAGGAAGGTTGGGAAGGCTTGGAAGA GGTACTTGTTGTATGGTCCTCCGGGTACTGGGAAATCTAGCTTGATTTCTGCAATGGCGAATTACTTGAATTTTGATGTCTATGATTTGAAGCTTACGGAGATTCGGGTCAACTCGGAGCTTAGGAGGTTGCTCATTGCAATGGCCAACAAGTCCATTTTGGTGGTGGAGGATATTGATTGTACCATTGAGTTTCAGGACCGATCGGCAGAAACAGACTCTTCGTCACGCCACTCCCAACAGAGACAG GTGACATTGTCTGGCCTGCTCAATTTCATTGATGGGCTTTGGTCGAGTTGTGGCGATGAGCGGATTATCATTTTTACCACCAACCACAAGGACAAGCTAGACTCGGCATTGTTGCGCCCAGGACGCATGGATGTCCACATTCACATGTCCTATTGCACCCCATATGGATTTACAGTTCTTGCTGCTAATTATCTTGGGATTAAAGAGCATGCACTGTTTGGAGAGATTGAGGAGGCTATTGGAACCACCCAAGTAACCCCAGCTGAAGTAGCAGAGCAACTGATTAAGCACGACGAGCCTGACATTGTTCTTAGGGGATTGATCGAATTCCTCAAACTGAAAAGGATAGAAAATGAGGAAGCTAAGGCCAAAAAGAACGAAATAGCAGATCAAGGAGGAGATGAAGAAAAGCAAAGTGATCAAGAACATGAGTGTGAGACAGTGAAAGATAAGAAATTAGATAGTGACGAAAAAGGTGACAATTAG
- the LOC115950970 gene encoding AAA-ATPase At2g18193-like codes for MFSLKEMPSTASTLFSAYASFAASMMMIRSMANEVIPPELRSYLNSTFHYLFTPLSSTLTLVIDEYCGMARNQVFDSAEMYLRTKISPTTDRLRVSKSSRQKNFAVAIENGEEVVDRFDNVQLKWYYVCKEPKNAYAIEKRCFELTFNKKFKDKVFESYLPYILVRANSIKQEEKVVKLYNRECPFSDEEGGGGGGMWGSINLEHPATFETLAMDPELKKSIISDLDRFVRRKEFYKRVGRAWKRGYLLYGPPGTGKSSLIAAMANYLKFDIYDLELTSIYCNSDLRRILLSTTNRSILVIEDIDCSVEMNNRQIQDQHELPHSKFTLSGLLNFIDGLWSSCGDERIIVFTTNQKDRLDPALLRPGRMDVHINMSYCTSRGFKLLASNYLGIHHGKSHPLYGEIEGLIDSTKVTPAEVAEELMKSEDANVALQELANFLKRKQVESNEIKDEDQEAKRLKTDGNVKKIVRNKLKTGERIFRNGRRRGVRGGRSLRSATRSAQCIIFD; via the exons ATGTTTTCCCTGAAAGAAATGCCATCCACAGCCTCCACATTGTTCTCTGCTTACGCTTCCTTCGCGGCCTCCATGATGATGATTCGATCCATGGCCAACGAGGTGATTCCCCCTGAGCTCCGCTCTTATCTCAACTCCACTTTCCACTACCTCTTCACTCCACTCTCTTCCACACTCACACTTGTCATCGACGAGTACTGTGGCATGGCTCGAAACCAAGTCTTTGACTCCGCAGAGATGTATCTCCGCACCAAGATAAGCCCCACAACAGATCGACTTCGAGTCAGCAAAAGCTCGCGTCAGAAAAACTTCGCTGTGGCAATCGAGAACGGTGAAGAGGTTGTCGACAGGTTCGATAATGTTCAACTCAAGTGGTACTATGTTTGCAAAGAACCCAAGAACGCATACGCCATTGAAAAGCGTTGCTTTGAGCTCACTTTCAATAAGAAATTCAAAGACAAGGTGTTTGAATCTTACTTGCCCTACATTTTGGTGAGAGCTAACTCTATCAAACAAGAAGAGAAGGTGGTTAAGCTGTATAACCGTGAGTGTCCCTTCAGTGACGAGGAGGGAGGCGGTGGTGGAGGCATGTGGGGTTCGATTAATCTCGAGCATCCAGCTACGTTTGAGACTTTGGCTATGGATCCGGAGCTTAAGAAATCTATCATTAGTGATTTGGACAGGTTTGTGAGGAGGAAAGAATTCTATAAGAGAGTAGGCAGGGCTTGGAAAAGAGGGTATTTGTTGTATGGTCCTCCTGGTACCGGTAAATCTAGCTTGATTGCTGCCATGGCTAATTACCTCAAGTTTGATATCTATGATTTGGAGCTCACCAGTATTTACTGCAATTCTGATCTAAGAAGGATTTTGTTGTCCACCACAAATAGGTCTATTTTGGTGATTGAGGATATCGATTGCAGTGTAGAGATGAATAATCGGCAAATTCAAGATCAGCATGAACTTCCTCATTCCAAG TTTACTCTTTCGGGTCTATTAAACTTCATTGATGGCTTGTGGTCTAGTTGCGGCGACGAGCGAATTATTGTGTTCACTACCAACCAAAAGGACCGGCTTGACCCTGCCTTGTTGCGTCCCGGTCGAATGGACGTGCATATTAACATGTCATATTGCACTAGTCGTGGCTTCAAACTCTTGGCCTCTAATTACCTTGGCATTCATCATGGAAAATCCCACCCCCTCTATGGAGAAATTGAAGGCCTAATAGACAGCACAAAGGTCACCCCAGCAGAGGTTGCTGAGGAACTAATGAAGAGCGAAGATGCCAATGTTGCTCTTCAAGAGCTTGCCAATTTCCTCAAACGTAAGCAGGTTGAAAGCAATGAAATTAaagatgaagatcaagaagcaaaGAGGTTGAAAACTGATGGAAATGTGAAGAAAATTGTTAGAAATAAGTTGAAAACTGGTGAGAGAATCTTTAGAAACGGTAGGAGAAGAGGTGTAAGAGGAGGAAGAAGCCTGCGATCAGCCACAAGAAGTGCACAATGTATAATATTTGACTAG
- the LOC115995458 gene encoding AAA-ATPase At5g17760-like isoform X1: MFPTRDMPSPSSLFSAYASMAASMMLVRSMANELIPHPIRGYLLSTLRYYFKPRSPQLTLVIEENCGMSRNQVFDAAEIYLCTKISPNTERLKISKSPKEKNLTIRLEKGEKIVDFHEGIELKWRFVCDETEKNNPNGHNNGQRSEKRYFELTFHKKHKDTIVSSYIQFVLERAKAIKDEERVLKMHTLNTSYSYNGVKWESINLEHPATFETLAMDPELRNAVIEDLDRFVKRKDFYKRVGRAWKRGYLLYGPPGTGKSSLIAAMANHLKFDVYDLQLANILRDSDLRRLLLATANRSILVIEDIDCSVDLPDRRHGDGRKQHDAQYVQLTLSGLLNFIDGLWSSCGDERIIVFTTNHKDRLDPALLRPGRMDMHINMSYCNSHGFKQLASTYLGIRGHHHLFGEIEGLMGETQVTPAQIAEELMRSEDADVALQGVIKLLKRKKMEGDEVEDVADQNKAAIQKAKRQKLGNKPRRSGRNIVAKSNRRIRKFL; encoded by the exons ATGTTTCCCACTAGAGACATGCCTTCACCATCATCATTGTTCTCGGCCTATGCTTCCATGGCTGCCTCAATGATGCTTGTACGTTCAATGGCCAACGAACTCATTCCCCACCCAATTCGTGGCTATCTCCTCTCCACTCTGCGCTACTATTTCAAGCCTCGCTCTCCTCAGCTCACCCTAGTTATCGAAGAAAACTGTGGTATGTCCCGCAACCAAGTCTTCGATGCTGCAGAAATTTACTTGTGCACCAAGATTAGCCCCAACACCGAAAGGCTCAAGATCAGCAAAAGCCCAAAGGAGAAAAATTTAACAATTCGTCTTGAGAAGGGAGAGAAGATAGTCGATTTCCACGAAGGGATTGAGCTTAAGTGGAGATTTGTCTGTGATGAAACAGAGAAGAACAACCCCAATGGTCATAACAATGGTCAAAGATCAGAAAAGCGATACTTTGAGCTAACTTTCCACAAGAAACACAAAGACACGATCGTGAGCTCTTATATACAGTTTGTTCTTGAGAGAGCCAAGGCCATCAAAGATGAAGAAAGGGTTTTGAAGATGCACACGCTTAACACTTCCTACAGTTACAATGGTGTCAAGTGGGAGTCCATAAATCTTGAACACCCAGCTACGTTTGAGACATTGGCTATGGACCCAGAACTGAGAAACGCTGTTATAGAGGATCTGGATAGGTTTGTGAAGAGGAAGGATTTCTATAAGAGAGTTGGGAGGGCATGGAAACGTGGTTACTTGCTGTATGGACCACCAGGCACTGGAAAATCGAGCTTGATTGCAGCCATGGCTAACCATTTGAAGTTTGACGTGTATGATTTGCAACTTGCAAATATATTACGTGATTCAGACCTGAGAAGATTGTTGCTGGCTACTGCAAATCGATCAATACTTGTGATTGAAGACATTGATTGCAGTGTGGATCTTCCAGATCGGCGCCATGGAGATGGACGTAAGCAACACGACGCACAG TATGTGCAGTTGACACTATCTGGACTGCTAAACTTCATAGACGGCTTGTGGTCTAGTTGTGGAGACGAGAGAATTATTGTATTCACCACCAACCACAAGGACAGGTTAGACCCTGCTCTGTTGCGTCCTGGACGCATGGACATGCACATTAACATGTCCTATTGCAACTCACACGGATTCAAGCAATTGGCCTCAACTTACTTAGGTATCCGTGGCCACCACCACCTCTTTGGAGAGATTGAAGGCTTAATGGGAGAGACACAGGTAACTCCAGCACAAATTGCTGAAGAGTTGATGAGGAGCGAGGATGCTGATGTTGCACTCCAAGGAGTTATTAAGCTCCTCAAGCGTAAGAAAATGGAAGGCGATGAAGTTGAAGATGTTGCTGATCAGAACAAGGCTGCAATTCAAAAGGCAAAAAGGCAGAAATTGGGAAACAAACCAAGAAGATCTGGGAGGAACATTGTAGCAAAGAGCAACAGaagaattagaaaattcttgtAA
- the LOC115995458 gene encoding AAA-ATPase At5g17760-like isoform X2, protein MFPTRDMPSPSSLFSAYASMAASMMLVRSMANELIPHPIRGYLLSTLRYYFKPRSPQLTLVIEENCGMSRNQVFDAAEIYLCTKISPNTERLKISKSPKEKNLTIRLEKGEKIVDFHEGIELKWRFVCDETEKNNPNGHNNGQRSEKRYFELTFHKKHKDTIVSSYIQFVLERAKAIKDEERVLKMHTLNTSYSYNGVKWESINLEHPATFETLAMDPELRNAVIEDLDRFVKRKDFYKRVGRAWKRGYLLYGPPGTGKSSLIAAMANHLKFDVYDLQLANILRDSDLRRLLLATANRSILVIEDIDCSVDLPDRRHGDGRKQHDAQLTLSGLLNFIDGLWSSCGDERIIVFTTNHKDRLDPALLRPGRMDMHINMSYCNSHGFKQLASTYLGIRGHHHLFGEIEGLMGETQVTPAQIAEELMRSEDADVALQGVIKLLKRKKMEGDEVEDVADQNKAAIQKAKRQKLGNKPRRSGRNIVAKSNRRIRKFL, encoded by the exons ATGTTTCCCACTAGAGACATGCCTTCACCATCATCATTGTTCTCGGCCTATGCTTCCATGGCTGCCTCAATGATGCTTGTACGTTCAATGGCCAACGAACTCATTCCCCACCCAATTCGTGGCTATCTCCTCTCCACTCTGCGCTACTATTTCAAGCCTCGCTCTCCTCAGCTCACCCTAGTTATCGAAGAAAACTGTGGTATGTCCCGCAACCAAGTCTTCGATGCTGCAGAAATTTACTTGTGCACCAAGATTAGCCCCAACACCGAAAGGCTCAAGATCAGCAAAAGCCCAAAGGAGAAAAATTTAACAATTCGTCTTGAGAAGGGAGAGAAGATAGTCGATTTCCACGAAGGGATTGAGCTTAAGTGGAGATTTGTCTGTGATGAAACAGAGAAGAACAACCCCAATGGTCATAACAATGGTCAAAGATCAGAAAAGCGATACTTTGAGCTAACTTTCCACAAGAAACACAAAGACACGATCGTGAGCTCTTATATACAGTTTGTTCTTGAGAGAGCCAAGGCCATCAAAGATGAAGAAAGGGTTTTGAAGATGCACACGCTTAACACTTCCTACAGTTACAATGGTGTCAAGTGGGAGTCCATAAATCTTGAACACCCAGCTACGTTTGAGACATTGGCTATGGACCCAGAACTGAGAAACGCTGTTATAGAGGATCTGGATAGGTTTGTGAAGAGGAAGGATTTCTATAAGAGAGTTGGGAGGGCATGGAAACGTGGTTACTTGCTGTATGGACCACCAGGCACTGGAAAATCGAGCTTGATTGCAGCCATGGCTAACCATTTGAAGTTTGACGTGTATGATTTGCAACTTGCAAATATATTACGTGATTCAGACCTGAGAAGATTGTTGCTGGCTACTGCAAATCGATCAATACTTGTGATTGAAGACATTGATTGCAGTGTGGATCTTCCAGATCGGCGCCATGGAGATGGACGTAAGCAACACGACGCACAG TTGACACTATCTGGACTGCTAAACTTCATAGACGGCTTGTGGTCTAGTTGTGGAGACGAGAGAATTATTGTATTCACCACCAACCACAAGGACAGGTTAGACCCTGCTCTGTTGCGTCCTGGACGCATGGACATGCACATTAACATGTCCTATTGCAACTCACACGGATTCAAGCAATTGGCCTCAACTTACTTAGGTATCCGTGGCCACCACCACCTCTTTGGAGAGATTGAAGGCTTAATGGGAGAGACACAGGTAACTCCAGCACAAATTGCTGAAGAGTTGATGAGGAGCGAGGATGCTGATGTTGCACTCCAAGGAGTTATTAAGCTCCTCAAGCGTAAGAAAATGGAAGGCGATGAAGTTGAAGATGTTGCTGATCAGAACAAGGCTGCAATTCAAAAGGCAAAAAGGCAGAAATTGGGAAACAAACCAAGAAGATCTGGGAGGAACATTGTAGCAAAGAGCAACAGaagaattagaaaattcttgtAA